The Pygocentrus nattereri isolate fPygNat1 chromosome 4, fPygNat1.pri, whole genome shotgun sequence genome includes a window with the following:
- the casp8ap2 gene encoding CASP8-associated protein 2, translating to MEESVLDELYEDLGQGRRDSSLNHDEDSVDIYSGLDDSPKGDGGNREVNSFLSPQRVKESMDLYEELITKEQEEKDATYNELKSKFDAAQNQVQELLAKLQQMQTKNSSLHKENTVLKKNISALIKTARMEIIRKDDEINKLNSRPGRGRFHQSWIERSHETCLRNQANTGPNVNGPNVNSPVNSSKGSQECRGGRRLAEALEHTDRSRLSSYPVHPVTLADASPSSVLQKCTRSNLDRPLHCQSKDANGSRDCQRVQSSGKERGNACSDSEILNSENCITAGQKVCDETAGTRMDSKEVDKECLTKQCNKQSMESNAKEKNTSEKTLCDVNKSERSQREVEKMNCASSKSQHQQQEDPVVLRRSGRAKSPFSQPHHVSPSKSHSQLSRGPSRVTSDTQTESRKQEQDRRSRSGAHSVSEMSSLEKSSVSLDRKMEKRGSREHHRKEERRHEDSERRRTRSDRSKEYEQKKIREGEGGNGQQGNSSSREERRSTRSETNKEHERRNAKEIEEGIARGAADKTDRRFRDGRDRSHDDVRNSRRESSPVRRGDQDSGRTRRKDCDEDINRRKFSSKREEQLSRSKASSSLEDSRNKSSDKHSVKEKCVEIDYDKGRRRADKDRQTLDRKSTKDIPAADIAKSAIPEKSRIVENGHVGETVYCQNEKVNMRPPLKLSSCDISAMAEESSPKRKLSFMETLNLTLSPIKKQSQSAIPKELIIQPSEDAHVNNSAEERGSFELGEEFCVIDETENSQVEAMDVDSASATDAVQLNQSNSGTKPSQSQDLIPGSEEPKTGLQDLVVKEKGLEYSSIGEVACEGVMTPAEKICIDFETQEKTSVTNTDYSGDSFEKCTDSSQCAADKTVIAKVSLPSERSVPGNSLSVHSVEDVCKKQDSHASVRKHEEDRSREDSSKECKPEQETPLTVQIDISQKKVSTSVKVHAVPEACSNADTSVSLEVVSSTVSIDVNPQSKHSCSDTQTTASDVEMMGGCENLDSCSRPSEGRLAGAVNTSSTLRAKGTPGEQASSSQPDSTEDELQISRPFNSVVVNQDEDSMMLTLSNIRVIPEAISPLTSPVRQMRKVQHSLLKEPHVKSPSKDLSTSASVTDKDTIKMDMNKENKRPDLSDMHSVVKDQQEVLSSTVEIEELEEGEIDSRSDEESSLIIQSPPHEKTKSVSRNQPSPRSPRLEKRTSQVRPTVTPTREQDRNLTAASKDSPTFNKRRFKTIAIPHKATVTTSAEFMNMLLYIRSELRRKYMKLHKNVTKSAFCCIVDMSLASFTEFVDGVNFHKFCSQGNEIKSRLNKIISSVMSKVSSNGIVNRIFEQRADDLKQKLWNFVDGQFDFLFKELKAAVKSASGLSKNTSFESKCLNSRVKESFSLDIHKVPAKKPLSTAEHRPNKKDKAGGQESKQWTTLHSLPGKIRGLGSRGKNIKATMEGETPVSEPSDQLPAVFTSEKSSQESVPAPENKISTYARRISQDRTDFEILTEQQTSSLTFNLVTDSQMGDIFRCLLQGSDLLEASVSAGENQNWPLNTPRKEGPAGESFIGVITPSKIITPSNLTWASISPYKFASPNNKIHMPLNPEVFDESCLLEIPSNTLPNQAASGLTTVSSHPPFSILAEDLAVSLTIPSPLKSDGHLSFLHPASGQPLSAPSSVISAHYSEDALLDGEDATEQDIHLSLDTDNSSCGSSTCQTCEDSSQPPVFQFKPNLPMQAEVMERSNDHFIVRIRHTSTATSEEPTQEQKEAQSTVESSAVCNEDKTLVLQASLDNGSCSTVQQVVTVSERTDAQMSIKDTSSKGVLEGNTLAILPKTTGAPAEQADDAAAHASCPPVATDSSVAFKEREDTSEINSTCERTHRKRKKRHSGPKAKRSRTEKHQDRHEKQRHRKRSKSCKEKDEKTPSKKGDKSPQESPGLSAKNVIRKKGEVVVTWTRDEDRDILIELKMKGASSKTFIALSTKLKKSPAQIEERFTQLMKLLKKKEKMEN from the exons ATGGAGGAGAGTGTTTTGGATGAGCTTTATGAAGATCTTGGGCAAGGGCGTCGTG ATTCTTCACTGAATCATGATGAAGACTCTGTGGATATTTACTCAGGGCTAGATGACAGTCCCAAGGGTGATGGAGGCAACC GTGAAGTCAACAGTTTCCTCTCCCCACAAAGGGTGAAAGAGTCTATGGATTTGTATGAAGAGCTCATCACGAAGGAGCAAGAAGAGAAAGATGCAACATACAATGAG TTGAAAAGTAAATTTGATGCTGCGCAAAACCAGGTGCAGGAATTGCTTGCAAAATTGCAGCAGATGCAAACAAAG AACTCAAGCTTACACAAAGAGAACACTGTACTGAAGAAAAACATCTCTGCACTTATCAAGACTGCTAGAATGGAGATCATTAGAAAAGatgatgaaataaacaaactaaacaGCAG ACCTGGTCGGGGCAGATTCCATCAATCCTGGATAGAACGAAGCCACGAAACTTGCCTGAGGAACCAGGCCAACACTGGCCCCAATGTGAACGGCCCCAATGTGAACAGCCCTGTAAACTCTTCAAAAGGGTCCCAGGAGTGTAGAGGAGGTCGGAGATTAGCAGAGGCATTGGAGCACACGGATAGAAGTCGACTGTCCAGCTACCCTGTTCACCCGGTAACGTTGGCAGATGCTTCACCATCATCAGTGCTCCAGAAATGCACCAGAAGTAACCTTGATCGTCCTTTGCATTGTCAAAGTAAAGACGCCAATGGCTCGAGAGATTGCCAACGTGTCCAGTCCAGTGGCAAAGAAAGGGGAAATGCATGCTCTGACAGTGAGATCTTGAATTCTGAAAATTGTATTACAGCAGGGCAGAAAGTTTGTGATGAAACTGCTGGGACACGGATGGATAGCAAGGAGGTAGATAAGGAATGTCTGACAAAACAGTGTAATAAGCAGAGCATGGAGAGTAATGCTAAAGAGAAGAACACCTCAGAAAAAACTCTGTGCGATGTAAACAAATCAGAGAGATCACAAAGGGAGGTTGAGAAAATGAACTGTGCATCTAGCAAAAGCCAGCATCAGCAGCAAGAGGATCCTGTAGTACTTAGGAGGTCCGGACGTGCAAAGAGTCCTTTCTCTCAACCACATCACGTCTCCCCATCTAAATCCCACTCACAGTTGTCCAGAGGACCATCTAGAGTGActtcagacacacagacagaaagccGGAAACAAGAACAGGATAGACGCAGTAGGAGCGGAGCTCATTCTGTAAGTGAAATGAGCTCCTTGGAGAAATCAAGTGTCTCCCTTGACCggaagatggagaaaagaggGTCCAGGGAGCATcacagaaaagaagagaggcGGCATGAAGATTCAGAAAGGAGACGCACCAGGAGTGACAGGAGTAAGGAGTATGAGCAAAAGAAGATCAGAGAAGGCGAAGGAGGAAATGGACAGCAGGGAAACAGTAGCAgtagagaggaaaggagaagcACTAGGTCAGAAACCAATAAAGAACATGAGCGACGCAATGCAAAAGAGATCGAAGAAGGCATTGCGAGAGGGGCAGCTGATAAAACTGATAGACGTTTTAGAGATGGGCGGGACAGAAGCCATGACGATGTCCGAAACAGTAGACGAGAATCTTCCCCTGTTAGACGTGGCGATCAAGACAGTGGTCGTACTCGGAGAAAAGATTGTGACGAGGATATCAACAGAAGGAAATTTTCTAGTAAAAGGGAGGAGCAGTTATCCAGAAGCAAAGCATCCAGCAGCCTTGAAGATTCTAGAAATAAAAGCTCTGATAAGCACAGTGTGAAAGAGAAATGTGTTGAAATTGATTATGACAAGGGAAGAAGGAGGGCTGATAAAGACAGACAAACTCTagacagaaaatcaacaaaagataTACCTGCTGCAGATATTGCTAAGTCTGCCATTCCTGAGAAATCTCGAATTGTTGAGAATGGGCATGTTGGTGAAACTGTTTACtgtcaaaatgaaaaagtaaacatgcGGCCTCCATTGAAGTTAAGCAGCTGTGATATTTCTGCCATGGCAGAAGAAAGTAGTCCAAAGAGAAAATTATCTTTTATGGAAACCTTAAACCTCACTCTCTCGCCAATTAAAAAGCAAAGCCAGTCTGCTATACCTAAAGAGCTGATTATCCAACCTTCTGAGGATGCTCACGTGAACAATTCAGCTGAGGAAAGAGGTTCATTTGAGCTAGGAGAGGAATTCTGTGTCATAgatgaaacagaaaacagccaAGTAGAAGCTATGGATGTTGACTCGGCATCTGCAACAGATGCTGTGCAGCTTAACCAGAGCAATTCAGGCACGAAGCCAAGCCAGAGTCAGGACTTAATTCCTGGTTCTGAAGAACCAAAAACAGGCCTTCAAGATCTGGTAGTGAAAGAAAAGGGTTTGGAATATTCCAGTATTGGTGAAGTGGCGTGTGAAGGTGTTATGACACCAGCTGAGAAAATTTGTATTGATTTCGAGACACAAGAAAAGACCTCTGTTACAAATACAGATTATTCAGGTGACTCTTTTGAGAAATGTACAGACAGTTCTCAGTGTGCTGCGGATAAAACTGTGATTGCTAAGGTTTCTTTGCCTAGTGAACGATCTGTGCCAGGTAATAGTCTGTCTGTTCATTCGGTTGAAGATGTATGCAAGAAGCAAGATTCTCATGCTTCTGTCAGGAAGCATGAGGAGGACAGGAGTAGAGAGGATTCTAGCAAAGAATGCAAACCAGAGCAAGAAACCCCATTAACAGTTCAAATTGATATATCTCAGAAGAAAGTGTCCACCTCTGTCAAAGTGCATGCTGTCCCCGAGGCTTGTTCTAATGCAGACACCTCTGTGTCTTTGGAAGTTGTTTCCAGCACTGTCAGTATAGACGTTAACCCACAAAGCAAACATAGCTGTTCTGATACACAAACCACTGCTTCAGATGTGGAAATGATGGGAGGCTGTGAGAACTTAGATTCTTGTTCAAGACCATCGGAAGGGAGGCTTGCTGGGGCGGTCAACACCAGCAGCACTTTGAGAGCGAAGGGAACGCCAGGTGAACAAGCAAGCTCCTCCCAGCCAGATTCCACAGAGGACGAGCTGCAGATCTCCAGGCCTTTCAATTCAGTAGTGGTGAACCAGGATGAAGATTCTATGATGCTTACCCTGAGCAACATCAGAGTAATTCCAGAAGCTATTAGCCCTCTCACAAGTCCAGTCCGCCAGATGAGGAAAGTCCAGCATAGTTTGTTAAAGGAGCCACATGTTAAGAGTCCTAGTAAAG ATTTATCCACTTCAGCCAGTGTGACGGATAAGGATACGATCAAGATGGACATGAACAAAGAGAATAAGCGACCTGATTTGTCAGACATGCACAGTGTGGTGAAAGATCAGCAAGAAGTTCTCTCATCTACTGTTGAGATAGAAGAACTTGAAGAAGGGGAGATAGACAGCAGGAGTGATGAAGAAAGTTCTTTGATCATACAGAGTCCTccacatgaaaaaacaaaatcagtgtCAAGAAATCAGCCCAGTCCTAGGTCGCCAAGGCTAGAAAAAAGAACATCTCAAGTGAGACCCACTGTTACTCCAACACGTGAACAGGACAGAAATCTGACTGCCGCTTCTAAAGACAGTCCCACTTTCAACAAGAGGCGTTTTAAAACGATTGCTATTCCACACAAAGCAACCGTAACAACATCTGCTGAATTTATGAACATGCTGTTGTATATTCGATCAGAGCTAAGGCGAAAGTACATGAAACTTCACAAAAATGTTACCAAGTCAGCTTTTTGCTGCATTGTTGACATGTCTCTGGCCTCTTTTACAGAATTTGTTGATGGTGTTAACTTTCATAAATTTTGCTCTCAAGGAAATGAGATCAAATCTAGGCTCAATAAGATAATCTCTTCTGTTATGAGCAAGGTGTCTAGCAATGGCATTGTAAACCGCATCTTTGAGCAGCGAGCTGATGATCTCAAACAAAAGCTGTGGAACTTTGTGGATGGTCAGTTTGATTTCCTATTCAAGGAGCTGAAAGCAGCAGTTAAAAGTGCATCTGGACTTTCCAAGAATACTTCTTTtgaaagcaaatgtttaaattcCAGGGTGAAAGAGAGTTTCAGTTTGGATATTCATAAGGTTCCAGCTAAAAAACCTTTAAGCACAGCTGAACACAGACCAAATAAAAAGGACAAAGCTGGGGGCCAAGAAAGCAAGCAGTGGACTACTCTGCACAGCTTGCCTGGTAAAATTAGAGGTCTTGGCAGCAGAGGTAAAAATATCAAAGCAACCATGGAAGGAGAGACTCCGGTATCAGAGCCATCAGACCAGCTGCCTGCTGTTTTCACCTCTGAAAAATCTTCCCAAGAGAGTGTCCCTGCACCGGAGAATAAAATATCCACCTATGCCCGCCGTATTTCCCAGGACAGGACAGACTTTGAAATTCTTACAGAGCAGCAGACATCAAGTTTAACTTTTAATTTGGTCACCGATTCTCAAATGGGAGATATTTTCAGGTGTCTGTTGCAAGGGTCAGACCTGCTGGAGGCTAGCGTTTCAGCTGGGGAGAATCAAAACTGGCCACTGAATACTCCACGAAAGGAAGGTCCTGCTGGAGAGAGTTTCATTGGAGTCATAACCCCCAGCAAGATCATAACACCATCAAACCTCACATGGGCCTCAATTTCACCTTATAAGTTTGCCTCTCCAAACAACAAAATCCACATGCCTTTAAACCCAGAAGTATTTGATGAAAGCTGCTTGTTAGAAATCCCATCTAACACTCTTCCAAACCAAGCTGCTTCTGGCCTTACTACAGTGAGTTCCCACCCGCCCTTTTCCATTTTGGCTGAAGATTTGGCTGTATCCCTTACCATTCCATCTCCCTTGAAGTCAGATGGCCATTTGAGCTTTTTGCATCCAGCAAGTGGACAGCCATTGTCTGCACCAAGCAGTGTCATCAGTGCCCATTACAGCGAGGATGCACTTCTCGATGGGGAAGACGCCACTGAACAGGACATACACCTCTCTCTTGATACAGACAATTCAAGCTGTGGGTCAAGTACTTGTCAAACATGTGAGGATAGTTCACAGCCACCAGTGTTTCAGTTCAAACCAAACTTGCCTATGCAAGCAGAGGTAATGGAGAGGTCCAACGATCACTTTATTGTGCGGATTAGGCACACGTCCACTGCAACCTCTGAGGAGCCCACGCAGGAGCAGAAGGAGGCACAGTCAACAGTAGAATctagtgcagtgtgtaatgaGGACAAGACTTTAGTCTTGCAAGCATCCCTGGACAATGGTTCTTGCTCAACAGTTCAGCAGGTGGTTACTGTAAGTGAAAGAACAGATGCTCAAATGTCAATCAAGGACACGTCTTCTAAAGGTGTTTTAGAGGGAAACACACTAGCTATCCTGCCAAAAACCACTGGGGCCCCAGCTGAGCAAGCTGATGATGCTGCTGCACATGCCTCATGTCCCCCTGTTGCCACTGATTCCAGTGTTGcattcaaagagagagaggatacaTCCGAGATCAATAGCACATGTGAGAGGACACATAGAAAACGTAAGAAACGTCATTCTGGGCCAAAGGCAAAACGctctagaacagagaaacaCCAAGACAGACATGAAAAACAGCGGCACAGGAAGAGGTCAAAGTCTTGCAAGGAAAAAGACGAGAAGACTCCTTCAAAGAAGGGGGATAAGTCTCCTCAGGAGTCCCCTGGTCTCTCAGCTAAGAATGTCATTAGAAAGAAAGGGGAAGTGGTGGTGACGTGGACCAG ggATGAAGACCGGGATATTCTCATTGAGCTAAAGATGAAAGGAGCTTCCTCCAAGACGTTCATTGCACTGTCAACCAAGTTAAAAAAGTCACCGGCCCAG ATTGAAGAGCGATTCACTCAGCTCATGAAACTgttgaagaagaaagagaagatggAAAACTGA